The Lates calcarifer isolate ASB-BC8 linkage group LG7_2, TLL_Latcal_v3, whole genome shotgun sequence DNA window GAGGAGTTTTGTCTCGCAGTAAAGAGCGTCGAGTTTTCCTTTTTGAGCAGATCGTCATCTTCAGCGAACTGCTGCGCAAAGGCTCCAACAACCCGGGATACCAGTTCAAGAACAGCATCAAGGTTAGACTCTGTAATGATGGTTTATACTGTGTCAACACATGGATCAGGGTTAGACTTGAATAAAATAATCTGTATGTGTGATCAGGTGAGTTACCTGGCGATGCAGGACAGTGTGGACGGTGATCCCTGTAAGTTTGTGTTGTGGTCTCGCGGCTCAGCGGAGCGCTTCACGCTGCAGGCGTCCTCCGCCAGCATCAAGATGACCTGGGTGGAAACCATCGCCGCCCTGCTGGATGCCCAGAACAACTTCCTGTCAGGTGAGTAAATCCTCTAAAAACAACCTTTAAATTCCCTAAATCTCATCCTTTGATCTCCATGTTTCATCACTTAGTCACCTCCTTGAAATTTCCTTGTATCTTACCCTGAATCATTACCAAATCATCCTTGAAGCATCCTGGAATCTGCCTTCATTACAACTGAATCTGTTGAATCTTCCCAAACATCCTTGAATCTCCTTAAATCATTCTAACTCATCAACCTGAAACAGCCTCTCTTTGAATCAAATCACCCTTACATACCTTTGAATCTCCCTAAAAACATCAGAGATCTCCATGAATCCTGATCTGATTTTGTTGAATCTGATCCCGTTTAAAGCTCTCCAGTCCCCCATCGAGTACCAGAGGAAGGAAGGTGGGATCTCTGTGACCCGCCCACTGTCATCAGGGCGACCGCCGTCAGCCCCGCCCACACCAAACGGCCACGCCCCTCAGCCTCAGCCTGACGGCGAGCAGGACGATCAGGTTTGAATTTTCTTTCCTTGGAGTCGAAACTGATTCCTGATGATTGTTTTGGTGAAACCACATGACCTCTGTCCCCCTTCAGGAGCTGGTTCTGGTGCTGCAGGACTTTGTGGCAGTGCGGGAGGACGAGATCTCCGTGTTCCGGGGGGAGAGGGTTCAGATTCTGGCGTCCAACCAGCAGGGTCAGAGTCTGGTTTACCGGCCGGCCAACAGCGACTCGCCGGCCGCCGAGGGCTGGGTGCCACGCAGCATcctcaacacacactgacacacacacagacacaaatacacaaacaaacacacactgacagcagggTCAGAGTCTGGTTTACTACTagtacatacatgtacacattgACATGCACTTAAAATACTGCAAGCCAACGGGGCCAGAGGCATGTCCGGAAAGGTGGAGCCTAAAGACGGCGGCGTCAGGTCGCTACGGTCCTGACCTGATCTTTACTGTAGCACCACCATCTTTCTTTTGACCGCTATTAAACTTCACAATAATAACTCCAGATAGGTAAAACAGGAATcatttttactggttttaactCCTTTCACTGATGATTTAAGTCCTCAACAGTTGAAAACATAGATCAGAAGTTACAATTATATTTGCTTTTTggataaaatgtcagaaaatgatcaaaattaAGCAGCAGAAACCTAAATATATTGAGTTAATTAtcatatgaaaaaaagaaaactgtgctGTTACAACTAGGGAATGGTCAACATCTGTCCTTGTAACATTACATAAACGATTAATCGATTTATTATCCTGTTGATAAAATCATCTAATCTAAGAAATATTGAGAATTATCACTGAAAACTTCTGGCATGGAGACATGACGTTTTTTAGTTTGTTCATGAAATACTGCCATCTACAGGCGGGCGTGGTACATGGTGTATtaaattagcaaaataaaaatcGCCCCAATAATTTCACAGTGGCCTCAGATTGTTTTGTCAGAGGTAAAAACGATCCAGCATTTTATAGGTTGaagaaaatattagaaataaaaataattaaacttCCTGTAGAAGACGATGTTCAGCTGTACTGTGACCCTTCAGATTGACCTAGCGACTCCTCAGTGGGTTCCCAACCCTCATGTTGGGAACTAAACAGACGGATGTCTCCATCTTCAGGCTCCACTTTCTAGCTGTGCATGTTTCCTGACACACTTTACGCCCTGATTACTTGGCAGTGttaaacaccacacacacacacacacacacacactcccagcaGCAGGTACTGTTagtctcctccctccctcctggtGCTTCAACATTCAGCCAAAAACgcacctcctccttcctccacccTCACCTCATCCAATCAGACACCGCCGCCGTCCGGTCTGGTCGTCCTCTCCAAGTTTACTGCCCCCGAGCGAACCGATCGCACCTGACGACAtcacaaactgtttcctgtgggacagcaggaggaggggtaGGGGGGATCACATGGtcacaccatcatcatcatcatcacccatagcaacagcaacaacagactGGGACTCCAGGAAGCTGCCGTTGCCTAGCAACCagagacaattaaaaaaaaaaaaaggcctcctggaggagaagaggtgaaATAGACccgtcagccaatcagaactgagctctctctctctgcgtgtCATCCTGTGAATAGTGTGTATAAACAGACtaaggacacagacacacacacacacacactccatacacacaccactgctACGATGAAGATGACGAAGATGAAGATTACTATGATGATTATGATAATTAAGAATAATAGAATCTGTTTTTCAcctcaaaagagaaaaaaaaaacgagagAAACTGTTTGTCATATaaatgtttgtgagtgtgtgtgtgtgaatgagagagagcgtgtgtgtgtttgcgtgtgtgtgtgttagtgacactgtcctgtgtgtgtgtgtgtgtttttccacgGACAGTTAGGTGGTGTCCCGGTGTAGCGTTGCCATGACAAATTGTTGTGTTTGCGGTGACacccgttttttttttttttcgtctttTTAGCGAACCAGAGCTGTCGTCGTCCCCTCCgcccccttcctctcccctcccctccactgTTACCATAGCAACCGGCAGTGGAGCCAACATGGAGGCACGTGCGTTCAGCTCTGGTTAGTTTGGATATTCTGATTATGCATTTCTTGTTTCTGTAAATAGACCAGACCTCCTGAACTGCTACTCCACTAAACTCCGGACACtgaacctgtctgtctctctgtccacccgtctgtctgtctgtctgatggaCGGGCAGACGGCAACAACTCCACCTACTGTGACCGTCTGTTTCTACTAAAAACTCAAAGCTGTAACCTTCAACACgctctctacctgtctctctacctgtctctctctctacctctctgtctctctctctgtttctctggtGCCATTCTCAGACAACACCCCGGTCCTTAAGGAGCTACGCATCCTGTCCAGTGCGCTACACGGGCGGGGGGTTAATGCAGGAAGTAGTTCACTGTGAAGGGTGTAAGGAGAGACGAAGCAAACTATAAAGGGTTTAAGGTGGAATGACAACACAATGTGGTTGGTTTTTAAGGGCAACACACACTGGTGACGCAAGTTTCTTACACGATCTTTGCATGTTAAGCTATTACCTTCATGTTTACCATGTTttgcctgtgtctgtctgtctgtcagcaggattatgcaAAAACTACTTCaccaatttgcaccaaacttggtggagggatggagcaTTGAACAGAGACAAACCCATTCAATTTTGATGCAGATCTGGTTACAGGGGTGGAATTTTTAACCAATTTCCTTAACACTGTGTGATTAGATGTTTTCTGACGTATATAGGAGCAGCAGAGCTGGTTCACGTCAACCTCTAACTTCTTTTTCTGACACTTGGTGAAAAGAACTAAAGATGCGTCAACAAACAGTTGGCAAAATGGCTACAGATGAAAATCCAATGTCAACACTAATACGGTCAAATCAGCTCATTTTATCAGAGCTACACGTTGTTTGGATCAGATTTCAGTTGCTAACAAAATACtacaaataacacaacaaaagttTATCAGACAAAGTTAGAACTAGGAAAGAGTTCTGcattattttgattaaaatatAATCCAGAACACAGTTTCTGCAAATGATGCAGTGTGAGTGACATATCCAGTGTGTGTTGCACTTAAACATAGtttaatgctgcattcacgTTCTGTGGGAACTGCCATGATTACCATTTCCCGACATGTAAAGCGTGTTCATGTCCATATCTCTAACTTGGCGCTGAATAATACAGAAGTGcctaaaaagacacacaaaaaagccaATGTTCAAGGTATTTAAGTACAGATTTAATGGATACAGTACTGTATTAACTATGCTCAGTATTTTTTCTTCACATGACCAACTCAACTGTCTGATGACGTGAACAATTGCAGGTCGAGAACATGAGAATCTTTAGGACCCCACATAACATGAACGAAGCATTATTCAAGTGGATATCACTGGAAATGAAAGCCACCTTATTCGCCTTTCAGGAATGGAGaatgattttatgttttcaacATGTCAGTGTCGTGACTgggaatgcaaaaaaaaaataattttttttgaAAACTAAGAAAAGTAACATTTATGGTGTTCAAGAATTTTTAAAACCGTGAACAAAGTTGCAACTTGTGAACTCGGAGTGCACCGGAAGGATTTAGGATGGGATTGTAGTGCACTACAAAGGGCACAGGATGGTGATTGTGCACTCTGAAAGTCTTAAGGTGGAAAGTAGTGCATTATGAAGAGTTTAAGGTGGAATGTAGTGCACTATGGAGGGTTTAGGATGGAAGAAGTGCACTAAGGAAGGTATTAGGTTAAGAGAGGCACACTATTAAGATTTTAAGATGGAAAGTAGTACACTATGAAGGGTTTGTACTCAAGCATAATGCACTATTAAGAGTTAAGAATGGAAGGTAGTGCACTAAGTAGGGTTTATGGTGGAAAATAGCACACTATTAAAGGTTTATGATGGAAGGTAGTGCACTACGGAAGATGTAGCATAGAAAGCAGTGcgttatgaaagttttcagatGTAAAGTAGTGTACTATGGCAGGTTGAGGGTGTAAAATAGTGCACTACAGAGGGCGTAGGGTGCTGTTTGAGACCTAGCCTTGTTGCCGATCGGCAAACTCAACTAACCAATCAAACAGTGTTATTTGTACAGAACTAACAGCTGCTAACTGACTGCTAACagctctctgttgttgtttgtaataAACTTCATTTTTCATCCAAAACTATTTGtattctgtctgtatttatatttactaTTCTGTAACTTACTCAGTAAAACCCTTTGCACATTCAGAGTAATTACAAGGTAATTGAAAAGTAAGAAATATCagtaatgctttattttatggGAACTTTCCTTGCAATTTCCTAAAAGGTTAAATGGAAGTTAACCCCTGATTTCCAGGATATTTCCAAGACATAACTTGGTATTAATTACAAGTTCTTACTGAATACTGCATGATTCCTTATCATCATTTAttccaaaaacatgaaaaactaaGGTTCAAAGATATCTGAGTTATTgtttaagtaaaaataccaaaacagCACAGTACAGTAAGTTTACTTGCCAGAAGACTTTGTGTACTTGTGATATTGTGGTATTATCTAGTGTCATTATGTAATGTGAGGTAATAATGCTGACTAGAAGTTTGAAAATGGGACATGAACTCTGCTCTCTGGTGTCAAAGTCATGTGCATCGGAGCACcacactaaataaataaatatgagagAAAGTCACAGTATTTATTCTGCACTGGAACAATCCAGAACCAGTAAAGTCATCTGAGCTGCATCACCTCGCtttcaaaatctaaattaatGGTATTTTAAGGTTCAGTAATTTGTAATACACAGTGTTGGCATGGCTCTTTACAGAACTGCGACCTGTAGATAAATCAGATACAAGAGGCTGTAAAGCTGTAAACTGATTTAACCAATTACACAGGCAGAGATAGAGCCGACAAGTCTGAAGTTCAAACTCTCATATCTACTCCAAGTTTCACACATTTAATGTAGACATTCAGAGATAAAACAAAGGTGgcaaaacatgaaataattaCTTTTGAAATTAgtctttctgtttgtatttcaagagagagaggaaacataACCTTTAATCtaaaatcatcattttttttaaatagacgttttgtttctcttatttGATCAAACGTACAGATTAGCAGAAATtttgtagaaataaaaacagaaatgtcatttttcatattgTATGAAGTGAAAATTTTGAGTGAATAGAGGTTCGTCTGTGTGAATAATTAGAGCCACAATTTTGACTTTAAACTATTTAGATGATGATCAAATAACTGTAgcttttttaaagtaaaactgaactgaaaccaaACACGGTGATTTGTTAAAAGAATGCTGCTATGAagatttgacagaaaaataaaaatgaaaaccagtTGTGCTGATTTAATAACTGAGGTGATTTATTTCTTGGTTAACTGAGGCTCAGGGTTTAACTCTGTGATCAGGTAAAGTTTTAAGTAGGTCAGAGGTAGCCAAACAACCCCAAACAcaaagacttttattgtgaaaagcCGAGTGAAGTCCACAGCAGCACTGTTGCATAATCCACATAGTTTATGTTACAtgtctaattttcaggaacCTGGAGATAATCACGTAGACCAAAGCAGGTTTACATatattcagctgctgtcagtcagcttGTTCAGTCTGTGGCGGGACGACAGCGAGTAGAGAAGAGAACTCTGGGAAATAAACGAGGCTTGTAGGTCAGAAAGAAAGACATGCAGTcaatatttggaaaaaatggATCAGAGACTCCTGAGCCAGTGAAAGCTCAAGTGAAAGGTGAGTTTCAGACAGTTTATAAAcctgtgtctgctgcttttaataAGATGTTAATCATTTTGCTCCAGTTCTACTGGGATTTTTTTCAATCTGGCAGATCAAGAAgttgtttttctaaataaataactcaagtaaaattttatttatatagcccaATATCACAATGATTTATTAACTATTAATGAagcttttttattattcttacaaaatgtttgttgggtgttggactgttggttgCACAAGCGAGGACATTTGAGGTCAtgtttaaaatcatttaaagctagaaatctctgtatttttttaaatatgttttctgtttgtttttgtttaaaattttaaGAAGATAAACAGAAACTGGCACTTTTCATAGTGTACGAAATAAAGTTTGGTTGCAAAtgtataattattttaattataataaacCACACAGTAAAACATGTATTTGCTGACCTGCAGGCTCCATCCCGTCATGGCTGCAGGGAACTTTGCTCAGGAATGGACCTGGTCTTTTCTCCGTGGGCAGTTCCGAGTACAACCACTGGTTTGACGGCATGTCGCTCATCCACAGCTTCACCTTCAGCGAGGGTGAGACTTAAAATGAagattaatataaatataacagcaTTATCTCACAAGCAGTATGTGATAATTTGTCTTGAAACAACAAGTTTGACTGGCGTTTGTCTAAAATCTACATTAAAAGATCTGGTATCTTGTATTACTGCATGCGTTTACAGTTGTTGTCGTTTTAGGTGAGGTGACTTACAGAAGTAAGTTTCTGAAGAGCGACACCTACAAGCGAAACATCAAGGCCGACAGGATCATCGTAACCGAGTTTGGAACCATGGTCTACCCAGATCCCTGCAAAAACATCTTCGCCAGGTACAGTCCATCCAGAACATTCAGAGATCATTTCCAGTCTATGTAGATCGAGTAAAGATTTGTTTCAGTCCATCCATATCAAATATAGATCTGCTAAGAGCCCATTCAAGAAATAAAGATGTATGATTTGGTCCATCCAAAACAAATggtgtagataatggatagatAGGAtgatgttcaaatgttcaaagtcctccttccttttcttgcCAGGGCATTCACACACCTCTGCAACATCATCCCAGACTTCACCGACAACAACTTGATCAACATCATTCGCTACGGTCAGGACTACTACGCCTCCTCCGAGATCAACTACATTAACCAGATCGACCCTGTTACTCTGGAAACTGTCGGCAGGGTAAGTTAGCCTCCACCTGCCTCCTCAAAGCTCGAACCCGTCACTGATCAGGTGCAAATTCTTCCTCAAACTTATCACGTTGCGTTTATAAACCCTTCCTGCCAAATTCCAGATAAACTACAGGAACCACATCGCTCTTAACTTGGCAACGGCTCATCCTCACTATGACAGCGAGGGCAACACCTACAACATGGGCACCGCCATCATGGGCTTCGGTTGGCCTAAATACGTCATCTTCAAAGTCCCAGCAGACGCATCAGGTACGGCTGCTTCAGAAAACTCAAAAATCATCTGTCAATCATCAGTTGTACAGTCACATATCTGTCTAAAGCCAATTTATCTGGGTCCTTGTACAGACTACAGCAAGAGGACAAGACCATCTTTGTCAGTTTGCAGCAATAAAGTTACATAATCACCTCTGAGCTCCAGAAGTCACATCTATATGTAATTACAGATGTGGCAGAGTCTAATTGATTTATGATGCAACTATCAGACTGATGTCAGGTCCAACTGTTAGAGAAAGAGTCTTGGtatcagtaaaatcactgtaatCTGAATCACAGCTCACTGTCTCTTCAGAAGTCAATATGTAAACAGGACATATGCTTTCCCTTTGTCAGGTTCAAGGTCTAAGAATATATAACAGAGGATTATTTCCAACTGTCACAGTTGTATTGAGAAAAAGTTAATCTAGAAACATATGGCAAACTCATAACATCAAAAAGTTCTTGCAACACCTTTAATATTACCCAATATAAAACCCAACCAAAGAATTTTGCACGCTGTCCATTAACTGAACTCActttattaacacatttttgtccTCACAAGGGAAAATTAGTGAGTTCAAGTGTTGGAAAGTGTGCAGGATTACAGAAATACAGCCATAACTGTTCTAATATAATGACTGTTTTTCTCAATAAAAAAGGTCACTGAATTGAAAAATGTAAACTACTTcttagaaagaaaaagagcctTAACAAAGTATTAAAGTGTATTTTGTTACaccaaacagtggaaaacaagaTGTAATACTTACAGTACTGAGTTGTCTGTTTCAGACAAGGAGCATAAAAGGCCGGCGTTGAGGAAAGTGCAGCAGGTCTGTTCGATTCCGTTTCGATCCACTCTGTTCCCGAGCTACTTCCACAGCTTCGGCATGACCGAGAACTACATTATTTTTGTGGAGCAGCCCTTGAAGCTGGACATCGTCAAACTAGCCACCGCCTACTTCAGAGGAGTCAACTGGGGGAGCTGCCTCAAATTCGACAAGGATGACATTGTAGGTTCTCATTTTTCATGGCAACATGAGTGATAACATGAGCAAATACATTGTAAACCTTAACATTAGATATATCTATAAATAGACTCAATGAAACACAGCACCAACAATACTCACATGTGGGGTTCCTCAGTTCTATTCTTGGTCCTTTAtattttggggatttttttttttttgtgaaagaTCATGAAACAAGtccacaaacaaaaagcagattGACAAGATGacctctctttccatctctgccCCAGACACTGTTTCACGTcatcaacagaaacacaggaaagaaGGTGAGCACCCGTTTCTATGCCGACGCATTGGTGGTTTTCCACCACATCAACGCCTACGAGGCCGACAACCATGTGGTGTTCGACCTGATCGGCTACAAAGACAGCAACCTGTACGACTATGTTCTACATCcaaaacatgaaacaagaaACCGACAGCTTCATCGACTCCAACAAGAAATTCTCCCCACCGGTCTGCCAGAGATTTGTTCTGCCGCTCAGCATCCACAAGGTACAATTATACAGATTAAATATATGGGATTTACTTTCCAGTTCATCATCTAATGAACTGCGTGTCTGCATGAAGAGTGTCTGTTGATTGTTTTACAGGAATCTCCCAGAGGAACCAACCTAGTGACACTGACGGACACGACAGCTCAGGCGGTGGTGCAGGAGGACGGATCCGTCTACTGCCAGCCCGACGCTCTATTCGAAGGTTCGTCATCCACaatctctgtctgtttgattTGAAGGTGGATTCATTTCCCATCATAACGAGTATGTTTACTCCTCAGGGCTGGAGCTCCCGGGGATCAACTACAATTTCAATGCTAAAAAGTACAGATACTTCTATGGTTCCAGGGTGAAGTGGTCTCCTCATTCCAACAAGGTGAAACACCTTACACTGCCCACAACACTATCAACAcccaaatacatttttctggAACAAACTACTGAACACAATGACCAATCAGCGTTGCCATCTCTAGCTCTGCTCATGTGGTTTAAAATAGCATGAACTCAACCTCTAATTCTCCGCTAACTCTTTGGTCCAACAGATCGCCAAGATCGACATTGTCACCAGGGAACACATCGAGTGGCAGCAGGAGAACTGCTACCCCTCAGAACCGGTATTCGTCGCGTCTCCAGGAGCCGTGGAGGAAGACGACGGTGAGGAATTCGGTTTCTCTTAGAAACTACTCTaatctcttcttctgtggtttctaactgtttctatttttctcctttcagGAGTGATCTTGTCATCCATCATCTCTCCAGATCCAAACATTTCTCCGTTCATGCTTGTCCTCAACGCCAAAAACTTTGAGGAGATCGCCCGGGCCTCCATCCCTGCTAGTGTCCACATGGACCTTCACGGACATTTCATCTCTGCTGCCATTTAGCCACCAACAACCGACCAATCAGCTAgctaattatttatttcttcatgtaaatattttgtttctgtgtaaataCATTCTTTAtgcactttaaaaaaactgaGGTGAATATTTAACACAGTTCTGTAAGATAACTTATGAAAGCCTCCTTCCTGATACTG harbors:
- the bco1l gene encoding LOW QUALITY PROTEIN: beta,beta-carotene 15,15'-dioxygenase (The sequence of the model RefSeq protein was modified relative to this genomic sequence to represent the inferred CDS: deleted 1 base in 1 codon); translation: MQSIFGKNGSETPEPVKAQVKGSIPSWLQGTLLRNGPGLFSVGSSEYNHWFDGMSLIHSFTFSEGEVTYRSKFLKSDTYKRNIKADRIIVTEFGTMVYPDPCKNIFARAFTHLCNIIPDFTDNNLINIIRYGQDYYASSEINYINQIDPVTLETVGRINYRNHIALNLATAHPHYDSEGNTYNMGTAIMGFGWPKYVIFKVPADASDKEHKRPALRKVQQVCSIPFRSTLFPSYFHSFGMTENYIIFVEQPLKLDIVKLATAYFRGVNWGSCLKFDKDDITLFHVINRNTGKKVSTRFYADALVVFHHINAYEADNHVVFDLIGYKDSNLYDMFYIQNMKQETDSFIDSNKKFSPPVCQRFVLPLSIHKESPRGTNLVTLTDTTAQAVVQEDGSVYCQPDALFEGLELPGINYNFNAKKYRYFYGSRVKWSPHSNKIAKIDIVTREHIEWQQENCYPSEPVFVASPGAVEEDDGVILSSIISPDPNISPFMLVLNAKNFEEIARASIPASVHMDLHGHFISAAI